Proteins encoded in a region of the Populus nigra chromosome 3, ddPopNigr1.1, whole genome shotgun sequence genome:
- the LOC133689764 gene encoding E3 ubiquitin-protein ligase PRT6 isoform X1, whose translation MTDNMDIDLPPEPPSSIEPRNRLLLRLTQFGVPKEYLVKLHSGLVDYIMDNWSRIPELVAAILPIDDEVAEILQNAKLASKKSASQTMKYCFRECMVWLQWLMFLGEPAVALKNLSKMSAGRGVCGAVWGNNDIAYRCQTCENDPTCAICVPCFQNGNHKDHDYSIIYTGGGCCDCGDATAWKQEGFCSKHKGAEQIQPLPEEFARSVGPVLDALLGCWKNKLVSAETISQKNPNAADRAAMGKKIANQLTFAVVEMLLEFCKCSESLLSFVSRRVISLGGLLEILVRSERFLSEGVVKKLHELLLKLLGEPIFKYEFAKEFLRYYPFVVHEAMKETVDDTHTKYPLLSIFSVQIFTVPTLTPRLVKEMNLLGLLLGCLEDIFIQCAGEDGRLQFTKWAHLYEIGMRVVEDVRFVMSHGVVPKNVTHEQSAVLRTWMELLSFLQGMGPLKRETGLYVEEESENINLLFVLCHSIANIHSLLVDEAFSMCEEADDATFLNMHGKDMDEQDSIRHTKIGRLSQESSVCSVTESTSFISAEKVVEVDSDSTCHHLLPSSVMWLTYECLRAIENCLGADDSSGAQVSGDTSSISNSNFSAFKKKLYKIRKGKYIFGGHGSTSKDDCFSVAYSRCHASVNVDNANVVKDCKTTVPGDTDCAGSSDGLMEGSSSSELDLVRFLSLSDWPDIIYDVSSHDVSVQTPLHRLLSMLLQKALRRCYGGSVVINAINASTSTSLSRTDDDFFGCLLEGCHPFGFSAFVMEHPLRNRVFCAQVHAGMWRKNGDAAILCCEWYRSVRWSEQGLEFDLFLLQCCAALAPPDLYVSRILERFGLSDYLSLKAEQSTEYEPVLMHEMLMLLIQIVQERRFSGLTPAENLKRELVHKLAIGDATRSQLVKSLPSDLSKIDQLQEVLDTVAVYSNPSGFNQGMYSLRWAYWKELDLYHPRWNSRDLQVAEERYLRYCSASAGTTQLPRWTNIYPPLKGVARIASSKVVIKIIRAVLFYAIFMHKRAPDGVLLTALHLLSLALDICIQQKEMDMSFHIENSTSMFAFVGEEIQEGLNYGSGGQSLLSLLVLLMRIHKRESSDNLLEAGSYNFSSLIESLLKRFAEIDAGCMTKLQQLAPEMAIHLSQSVPNIEKNTLGSASDSEKRKAKALERQAAILAKMKAEQSKFLSSMNSATDDVSNTGAEGNDSDGTQNLEELTQDVCSLCHDPNSKNPVSFLVLLQKSRLLSFIDRGPPSWDQDQLPDKEQNSVIAKALTNQSGISSSSGSGMISSTQLTHFVQDVVNQFANYAQPGEVNAIIEFIKARFPLLRSSQVSSASKDGKDKTMNTFEMLEQDMYFSMRKEMHDNMLASNSGLQTDKFTAAEGGQISSPVESVLLGKYIAALSREITEHPSSSESSPNDELQAEFPSRSLTYDGFGPADCDGVHLSSCGHAVHQECLDRYLSSLKERYVRRIVFEGGHIVDPDQGEFLCPVCRQLANSVLPSLPGDFQKVWRQPMISTVSSLHAVGALVSSSEGCDSLQLQHALFLLKSAAKMVEKGDILKAIPLRRGEKMWPNLDSISRLLIKLYFPNRWDKFSGSARVNHSMIMWDTLKYSLVSMEIAARCGGTQMTPTYSLNALYKELKSTSGFTLSLLLKIVQNLRSKNPLHVLQRFRGIQLFAESICAGVPNDYPSGAYRCGENMSCILAHIGKEVSYSDVQFWNWVAEPVLAHDAFSSLMWALFSLPCPFLSCQDSLLSLVHVFYGASVAQAIVIFCGKHQREMRESNFDDSLITDISKVFGESGCIKDYFVSDNIDSSSDIINVIRRLSFPYLRRCALLWKLLSTSVSAPFCDRDVLNRSSNAENYMMDNMSGAQDELNEVQELEKMFKIPPLFSVLKDHTLRSLVTKWLHHFCKQYEIFSPQHVLHVTPAVPFKLMHLPHVYQDLLQRYIKQKCVGCKTVLDDPALCLLCGRVCSLNWKSCCRESGCQTHAMACGAGTGVFLLIKRTTILLQRCARQAPWPSPYLDAFGEEDIQIQRGKPLYLNEERYAALAYMVASHGLDRSSKVLGQTTIGSLFLV comes from the exons ATGACGGATAACATGGATATCGATTTGCCTCCAGAACCTCCTAGCTCCATCGAGCCTCGTAATCGACTTCTTTTG AGGCTTACTCAGTTTGGAGTTCCCAAGGAGTACCTTGTTAAGTTGCATTCTGGCCTGGTTGATTATATCATGGATAATTGGTCTCGCATACCAGAGCTAGTGGCAGCAATCTTGCCTATTGATGATGAAGTGGCAGAGATTCTCCAAAATGCTAAGCTAGCCTCTAAAAAATCTGCTAGCCAGACAATGAAATACTGTTTCAGGGAATGCATGGTTTGGTTACAATGGCTGATGTTTTTGGGCGAACCAGCTGTTGCACTTAAGAACCTATCTAAGATGAGTGCTGGGCGTGGTGTTTGCGGAGCTGTTTGGGGAAATAATGATATAGCATATCGGTGCCAAACTTGTGAAAATGACCCCACATGTGCAATTTGTGTTCCTTGTTTTCAGAATGGGAACCACAAGGATCATGACTATTCTATTATATACACAGGCGGAGGTTGCTGTGATTGTGGGGATGCGACAGCATGGAAACAAGAGGGGTTCTGCTCAAAGCATAAAGGTGCTGAACAAATACAACCGCTTCCAGAGGAGTTTGCAAGATCTGTAGGGCCTGTCCTCGATGCTCTTCTAGGGTGTTGGAAAAATAAGCTAGTGTCTGCTGAAACCATCTCCCAGAAAAATCCAAATGCAGCTGATCGTGCTGCTATGGGCAAAAAGATTGCAAATCAGCTAACATTTGCAGTTGTTGAGATGCTACTAGAGTTCTGTAAATGCAGTGAGAGTTTGCTTAGTTTTGTTTCCAGGAGGGTGATTTCTCTAGGAGGTTTATTGGAGATTCTTGTGAGGTCGGAGAGGTTCTTGAGTGAGGGTGTTGTGAAGAAACTTCATGAGCTGCTCCTGAAATTATTGGGAGAGCCCATTTTCAAGTACGAGTTTGCCAAAGAATTTTTGCGTTATTATCCATTTGTTGTACATGAAGCGATGAAAGAAACTGTTGATGATACGCACACGAAATATCCTTTGCTTTCAATATTCTCTGTGCAAATTTTTACTGTGCCCACTCTCACCCCCCGACTTGTGAAGGAGATGAACTTGCTAGGCTTGTTGTTGGGGTGCTTGGAAGATATATTTATCCAGTGTGCTGGAGAAGATGGTCGTTTACAG TTTACCAAGTGGGCACATTTGTATGAGATCGGTATGCGTGTAGTTGAAGATGTTCGATTTGTTATGAGCCATGGTGTTGTACCAAAAAATGTAACTCATGAACAGAGTGCTGTCTTGAGAACTTGGATggaacttctttcttttctgcaGGGGATGGGACCCTTAAAGAGAGAAACTGGCCTCTATGTAGAAGAAGAAAGTGAGAATAttaatttgctttttgttttgTGTCATTCTATTGCCAACATCCATTCTCTTTTGGTGGATGAAGCATTTTCTATGTGTGAGGAGGCAGATGATGCTACTTTTCTTAACATGCATGGAAAAGATATGGATGAACAAGATAGCATAAGACACACAAAAATTGGACGGCTGTCTCAGGAAAGCTCTGTATGTAGTGTGACAGAAAGTACTTCATTCATTTCTGCAGAGAAGGTTGTTGAAGTTGATTCAGATTCCACTTGCCATCACTTACTTCCTTCCTCAGTGATGTGGTTAACCTATGAGTGCTTGAGGGCCATTGAGAATTGTTTGGGAGCTGATGATTCATCTGGGGCTCAAGTCTCTGGAGATACTAGCAGCATTTCCAATAGCAACTTTTCagcatttaagaaaaaattgtaTAAGATTAGAAAAggcaaatatatatttggtggCCATGGCAGTACAAGCAAAGATGACTGTTTTTCAGTTGCATATAGTCGCTGCCATGCGAGTGTCAATGTAGATAATGCTAATGTAGTGAAGGACTGCAAAACAACAGTTCCTGGTGATACTGACTGTGCAGGCTCCAGTGACGGTTTGATGGAAGGCAGCAGTTCATCAGAATTGGACCTCGTACGTTTTTTAAGTTTGTCTGATTGGCCAGACATAATTTATGATGTTAGTTCACATGATGTATCTGTTCAGACTCCTTTGCATCGATTACTTTCCATGCTTTTACAAAAAGCATTAAGAAGGTGTTATGGTGGATCTGTGGTTATAAATGCAATCAATGCTAGCACCTCAACTTCATTATCTAGAACCGATGATGATTTCTTTGGATGTCTTCTTGAGGGCTGCCACCCTTTTGGGTTTTCTGCCTTTGTTATGGAGCACCCTTTGCGGAATAGGGTGTTTTGTGCCCAGGTCCATGCTGGAATGTGGAGGAAGAATGGGGATGCTGCCATTTTATGCTGTGAGTGGTACCGCTCAGTACGCTG GTCTGAACAAGGTTTAGAGTTTGATCTATTTCTTCTGCAGTGCTGTGCTGCTTTGGCTCCACCTGACCTCTATGTCAGTAGAATTCTAGAACGTTTTGGGTTGTCAGACTACCTTTCTCTGAAAGCTGAGCAATCTACAGA GTATGAACCAGTTTTGATGCACGAAATGCTCATGCTTCTTATACAAATTGTCCAGGAAAGGCGGTTTTCTGGGTTGACTCCTGCTGAAAATTTGAAGAGAGAGTTGGTTCATAAGTTAGCAATTGGAGATGCCACTCGCAGTCAATTAGTTAAATCCTTGCCCAGTGATCTCTCCAAGATTGACCAACTTCAGGAAGTTTTGGATACTGTTGCTGTATATTCTAATCCATCCGGCTTCAATCAG GGGATGTATTCTTTGCGCTGGGCATATTGGAAAGAGCTAGATCTGTACCACCCTCGTTGGAATTCACGGGATTTACAAGTTGCAGAAGAAAGATATTTGCGCTACTGTAGTGCTTCTGCAGGAACAACACAGCTTCCTAGGTGGACAAATATATACCCTCCTCTTAAGGGCGTAGCTAGAATAGCTAGTAGTAAAGTGGTCATTAAAATCATCCGTGCTGTATTATTTTATGCTATTTTCATGCATAAGCGCGCTCCTGATGGTGTTCTTCTAACTGCATTGCACTTGCTCTCATTAGCATTAGACATCTGTATTCAGCAGAAAGAAATGGATATGTCATTTCACATTGAAAACTCCACTTCTATGTTTGCTTTTGTGGGTGAAGAAATCCAAGAGGGATTAAATTACGGCTCTGGTGGCCAGAGCTTGCTGTCACTTCTTGTCTTGCTCATGAGGATACACAAGAGAGAGAGTTCTGACAACCTCTTGGAAGCAGGCAGTTACAACTTCTCTTCTTTGATTGAAAGTTTGTTGAAGAGGTTTGCAGAGATAGATGCTGGATGTATGACCAAACTGCAGCAACTTGCCCCTGAGATGGCCATTCATTTATCACAATCAGTTccaaatattgagaaaaatacATTGGGTTCAGCTTCTGATAGTGAGAAACGCAAAGCCAAAGCTCTCGAGAGACAGGCTGCCATATTG GCAAAAATGAAAGCTGAGCAGTCCAAATTTTTGTCGAGTATGAACTCTGCTACTGATGATGTTTCAAATACTGGAGCAGAAGGAAATGACTCAGATGGCACACAGAATTTGGAAGAGTTGACGCAAGATGTTTGTTCTCTTTGCCATGATCCCAATTCCAAAAATCCTGTGTCCTTCTTGGTTCTGCTTCAG AAATCAAGGCTTTTGAGCTTCATTGACAGAGGCCCTCCATCATGGGATCAAGATCAGCTGCCTGACAAGGAGCAAAACTCTGTAATTGCAAAGGCATTGACCAATCAATCTGGAATAAGCTCTTCAAGTGGTTCGGGAATGATTTCATCTACTCAACTAACACATTTTGTTCAGGATGTAGTCAACCAATTTGCTAATTATGCTCAACCTGGGGAAGTAAATGCTATTATTGAATTCATCAAGGCTCGGTTCCCTTTATTAAGGAGTTCCCAAGTATCTTCTGCATCCAAGGATGGGAAAGATAAGACTATGAATACTTTTGAGATGTTAGAACAAGACATGTACTTCTCCATGCGGAAAGAAATGCATGATAATATGCTCGCTTCAAATTCTGGATTGCAGACTGATAAATTTACAGCTGCTGAAGGTGGTCAGATAAGCAGTCCTGTTGAATCTGTATTGCTTGGAAAATATATAGCAGCTCTTTCTAGAGAGATAACAGAGCACCCTTCTTCTTCTGAAAGTTCTCCTAATGATGAGCTACAGGCAGAATTTCCTTCCCGGTCTCTCACATATGATGGATTTGGCCCTGCAGATTGTGATGGGGTTCATCTATCTTCCTGTGGACATGCTGTGCATCAGGAATGTCTTGATCGCTATTTGTCATCATTGAAGGAACG ATATGTCAGAAGAATTGTTTTTGAAGGAGGGCATATTGTCGACCCAGATCAG GGGGAATTTCTCTGCCCTGTATGTCGTCAACTAGCAAATTCTGTCTTGCCTTCATTGCCTGGGGATTTCCAAAAGGTTTGGAGACAGCCCATGATTTCAACTGTCAGTTCACTGCATGCTGTGGGGGCTTTGGTCTCATCAAGTGAAGGATGTGATTCTCTTCAGCTTCAACATGCCTTGTTTCTCTTGAAATCTGCTGCAAAAATGGTTGAAAAGGGAGATATCTTGAAAGCTATTCCCTTGCGAAGGGGTGAAAAAATGTGGCCGAATCTTGATTCAATTTCCCGTCTCCTTATTAAACTATATTTCCCAAACAGATGGGATAAGTTCTCAGGATCTGCAAGGGTAAACCATTCCATGATTATGTGGGATACTCTTAAGTATTCCCTTGTATCTATGGAGATTGCAGCACGTTGTGGAGGAACTCAAATGACTCCTACATATAGCCTAAATGCGTTGTACAAGGAACTCAAATCTACCAGTGGATTTACTCTATCCTTGTTGCTCAAAATTGTCCAAAATTTGAGGAGTAAGAATCCTCTTCATGTGCTTCAGAGATTTAGGGGTATTCAGCTATTTGCAGAGTCTATTTGCGCAGGAGTTCCCAATGATTATCCCAGTGGTGCTTATAGGTGTGGAG AAAATATGTCGTGCATCTTAGCACACATTGGGAAGGAAGTTTCATACTCTGACGTGCAATTTTGGAATTGGGTGGCTGAACCTGTCCTTGCTCATGATGCTTTTTCATCATTGATGTGGGCCCTGTTTTCTCTCCCATGCCCATTTCTGTCTTGTCAAGATTCCTTATTGTCCCTTGTGCATGTTTTCTATGGTGCTTCTGTAGCTCAG GCTATAGTAATATTTTGTGGGAAACATCAACGTGAAATGAGGGAATCAAATTTTGATGATTCTCTGATTACTGACATCTCCAAGGTTTTTGGGGAATCTGGATGCATCAAGGATTATTTTGTTTCCGACAACATCGATTCATCTTCTGACATCATCAATGTAATTCGTAGATTGAGTTTCCCTTACTTGAGGAGGTGTGCTTTGTTGTGGAAATTGCTGAGTACCTCAGTCTCAGCACCATTCTGTGATAGGGATGTGTTGAATAGATCATCTAATGCTGAGAATTACATGATGGATAACATGAGTGGAGCTCAAGACGAGCTTAATGAAGTTCAAGAGCTGGAAAAGATGTTCAAAATTCCTCCATTATTTTCTGTCCTCAAGGATCATACTCTACGATCTTTAGTTACAAAATGGCTCCATCATTTTTGCAAGCAGTATGAAATCTTTAGCCCCCAACATGTTCTACATGTCACACCTGCAGTTCCATTCAAGTTAATGCACCTACCGCATGTTTACCAGGATCTACTGCAGAG GTATATAAAACAGAAATGTGTTGGCTGCAAGACTGTGCTTGATGACCCCGCTCTTTGCCTACTCTGTGGTAGAGTTTGCTCTCTCAACTGGAAGTCATGCTGCAG GGAAAGTGGATGCCAAACTCATGCTATGGCCTGCGGTGCTGGTACTGGTGTATTTCTGTTGATCAAG AGAACTACAATTCTGCTACAAAGATGTGCACGCCAGGCTCCTTGGCCATCTCCATACTTGGATGCATTTGGTGAAGAG GATATTCAAATTCAGAGAGGAAAGCCATTGTACCTGAATGAGGAGCGCTATGCTGCACTTGCTTACATG GTTGCTTCTCATGGCCTTGATCGGAGCTCTAAGGTTCTTGGCCAAACTACCATTGGATCCTTATTCTTGGTCTAG